AATATTAACACCAATTGCACCACATAATTTAAATGCTAGACCCTTAGTTATTTCTGATGATACAGAGATTCGACTCAAGGTTTCGGGAAGAGAAGAGAATCATTTAGTTTCATTAGATTCTAGAATAGCTACCGTTGAAAATGGTAGAGAAATAATAATCAAGAAATCTTCTATCACGATTAAAATGATAGAATATACTTCCGAAAGTTTTTTAAAAACACTCCGTAATAAATTATTATGGGGTGAGGATAAGCGTAATTGATTGGTTTTAAAACAATAAATGTTCTGAAATGTTGTTTATCTCTTAGAGAACATCAATCTAATAATTTCAGTTTTATAAACTGGTGAAATTGTTATATTTGCAAACTTTTAAAATACATGAGGACATTTTTGGTGCTAATAATTGTCTTTTCTTTTTTAGAAATGAAAGGACAGACGTTCGAGGTTGGAGTAATGGCTGGTGGAGTAAATAATATAGGAGATGTAGGGCGTACAAATTATATATTGCCATCTGGACCCGCTTTTGGAGGTATTTTTAAATGGAACAAAAGTAAGCGTTATGCGTGGCGTGCAAGTATATTGTATGGTGAGTTTACAGCAGACGACACAAAATCTAATATGACCTCTAGGCAACAAAGAGGTTATGTGGTAGATAATAGTATATTGGAGTTTTCGGCAGGTTTGGAGCTTAATTTTGTAGAGTACAATTTACATCGATTAGGGCCAGCATTTACTCCTTATTTATATACAGGTATAACTTACTTTAGGTATGATTATAATTATATAGACGCTAATCAGGTAATAAACTATGATGATCAAAGGGATGGGTCTTTTGCAATTCCTATGACGATTGGATTTAAATATAGGATTAGTCAGGTTTTAATCTTAGGAGGCGAAATTGGAGCGAGATATACGTTCACAGACAACTTAGATTTTAGTAATCCTGAAGATGAAAATCTTGAATCTCTGGATGTAGAATTTGGAAATATTTTTAGTAACGATTGGTATGTTTTCTCAGGGTTAACGTTAACTTATACCTTTAAGAGAAAACCTTGCTCTGATTGTTTTGATTAAAACATTATGAACAGTATAGAGAATATTGATAAGACAAAACTGCCTAAACATCTCGCTATTATCATGGATGGTAATGGTAGATGGGCAAAACAACACGGTAAATTAAGAGTTTTTGGTCATGAAAATGGTGTAAAAACAGTGCGTGATGTTGTCGAGTCTTGTGTTAAAATGAAAATTCCTTACCTAACTCTTTATACTTTTTCTACGGAAAATTGGAAAAGACCAAAATTTGAAATAGATACCTTAATGAGACTTCTAGTTTCCTCGTTACGTAAAGAGCTGCCTAGCTTTATGGATAATGGTATTAAGCTTAATACTATAGGAAACATAGCCTCTTTGCCTAAAAGAGCGCATAAAGAATTGCTAGATGTAATTCAGAAAACAAGCAGTAATACAGGGATGACTTTAACTTTAGCGCTTAGTTATGGGGCTAGAGAGGAGCTTCAAAACGCTATACGAGAGATAAGTATCAAAGTTAAAAATAATATAATTTCCTCAGAAAATATTGACGAAACCATTATTAATACCCATCTTTACACGCATGATTTACCTGATGTAGACCTGCTTATACGTACAAGTGGAGAGCATAGGATTAGTAATTTTTTACTTTGGCAAATTGCATATGCTGAACTATATTTTACAAATGTCTTATGGCCCGACTTTACAGAGCAACATTTGGTTGAAGCAATTTTAAATTACCAAAATAGAGAACGAAGATTTGGAAAAACTAGCGAACAACTTATCTAGAGGTGTAAAAAAAATCACCTCTCCCCAATTAGCATTTACTTTTATTTTATTTTTAACCGCACTATTTTCTTCCGCACAAGAAGCTTCTTCTTATGAGGAAGGTAAAAAATATATACTAGGTGGTTTAGAAGTAACGGGACTTCAAAGTTACAATGAGCAAACAGTAAAAACCTATACAGGTTTACGGGACGGACAGCCTATTACAATTCCAGGAGAAGAGATTAGTGCCATAATTAATAAGTTGTGGAACTTAGAACTTTTTAGTGATATAAGTTTTTACATTACAAAAGTAGAAGGAGAAAGTATATTTTTAGAATTGAATATTCTAGAAAGACCTACACTTTCTAATGTTACTATATATGGAGTAAAGAAAGGTAAGATAGATGATATTTTAAAAGATACCGATCTTAAAAAAGGTAAAAAAATTACTGAAAACCTTATAGCGAATACTAAAAATTACCTTCAAAATAAATATAAAAAGAAGGGGTTTTTAAATACTAAGGTGGCTATTGCTACTGCTATTGATACTTCTGAAGCCAATGCGCAGAGCATGGTAATTAATATTAAGAAAGGTAAGAAGGTAAAAATTAGCGCTATTAATTTTGAAGGAAACGAGAAATTATCAGATAAGAGACTTAAGAAAGCCTTTAAAAAGACAAAAGAAAAATCCCTTAAAAACATTTTAACACTTAAAAGATCTAAATATATCCCTGAGGATTACGATGCAGATTTGGTTAAATTAGTAGAGACTTACGCTGAAAAGGGGTATAGAGATGCACGTATTATTTCTGATTCTATCTCTAACAATGGGGATGATCTTATAGATATAACTATTAAGGTAGAAGAAGGTGATAAATATTATTTCGGAGAAATAAATTTTGTTGGGAATACGGTTTATACGGATAGACAATTAAGTTCTGTTTTAGGGATTAGAAAAGGAGATACCTATAATGGGGTATTACTTAAGGAAAGAATTGCAGATAATACAAAGCCAGATCCAAATGATATAACTAGTTTATATCAGAATAATGGCTACATGTTTTCTAGTATTAACCCTGTAGAAATGTCTGCAGCGAATGATACTATTAATTTTGAAATACGTATTATAGAAGGTAAAGAAACTTTTCTTAACCATGTTACCATAGATGGTAATGATAAAACAAATGATCATGTAGTGTATCGTGAATTACGTACAAGACCAGGTCAGAAATACAATAAAGCAGATATTATTAGAAGTATCCGTGAACTTGGTGCTTTAGGTTATTTTGATGCTGAGAATGTAAAACCAGATGTTTTAAATCCAGATCCTAACTCGGGTACTGTAGATTTAAATTATAGTTTAGTAGAATCTGGTTCAAGTCAGATAGAAC
This genomic stretch from Cellulophaga algicola DSM 14237 harbors:
- a CDS encoding isoprenyl transferase, which produces MNSIENIDKTKLPKHLAIIMDGNGRWAKQHGKLRVFGHENGVKTVRDVVESCVKMKIPYLTLYTFSTENWKRPKFEIDTLMRLLVSSLRKELPSFMDNGIKLNTIGNIASLPKRAHKELLDVIQKTSSNTGMTLTLALSYGAREELQNAIREISIKVKNNIISSENIDETIINTHLYTHDLPDVDLLIRTSGEHRISNFLLWQIAYAELYFTNVLWPDFTEQHLVEAILNYQNRERRFGKTSEQLI
- a CDS encoding BamA/OMP85 family outer membrane protein, yielding MEKLANNLSRGVKKITSPQLAFTFILFLTALFSSAQEASSYEEGKKYILGGLEVTGLQSYNEQTVKTYTGLRDGQPITIPGEEISAIINKLWNLELFSDISFYITKVEGESIFLELNILERPTLSNVTIYGVKKGKIDDILKDTDLKKGKKITENLIANTKNYLQNKYKKKGFLNTKVAIATAIDTSEANAQSMVINIKKGKKVKISAINFEGNEKLSDKRLKKAFKKTKEKSLKNILTLKRSKYIPEDYDADLVKLVETYAEKGYRDARIISDSISNNGDDLIDITIKVEEGDKYYFGEINFVGNTVYTDRQLSSVLGIRKGDTYNGVLLKERIADNTKPDPNDITSLYQNNGYMFSSINPVEMSAANDTINFEIRIIEGKETFLNHVTIDGNDKTNDHVVYRELRTRPGQKYNKADIIRSIRELGALGYFDAENVKPDVLNPDPNSGTVDLNYSLVESGSSQIELQGGYGGGGFIGTLGLSFSNFSIKNILNGESYKPVPMGDGQTFALRLQASQTYRVYSLNFSEPWLGGRKPVGFNMSLSRTQQFRASYGNNGRFEVNKDQQFSITGITLGIAKRVQWPDDFFTISHSVGYQLYDFKDYNLGLFNFGDGKVNSLAYTLGISRRSAGTNPIFPTSGSNFEIKAKFTPPWSLLNGKDYKQLNEDEAAVYASTESNAAKTEEIERIERERFKWLEFYKVNFKGDWYTTLIGNVSNKSLVLRTNAEFGFLGNYNSSVGDVPFERFFVGGDGMGNFTLDGRENVALRGYENQSITPYVTDKFSDATEQAGGLIYNKFSMELRYPLTLKPSASIYGLVFAEGGNAFSSFKEFNPFEIKRSVGAGLRIFMPAFGLLGIDFGYGFDSDLNPGSVGPSGWQTHFIIGQQF
- the porG gene encoding type IX secretion system protein PorG; its protein translation is MRTFLVLIIVFSFLEMKGQTFEVGVMAGGVNNIGDVGRTNYILPSGPAFGGIFKWNKSKRYAWRASILYGEFTADDTKSNMTSRQQRGYVVDNSILEFSAGLELNFVEYNLHRLGPAFTPYLYTGITYFRYDYNYIDANQVINYDDQRDGSFAIPMTIGFKYRISQVLILGGEIGARYTFTDNLDFSNPEDENLESLDVEFGNIFSNDWYVFSGLTLTYTFKRKPCSDCFD